The following nucleotide sequence is from Juglans microcarpa x Juglans regia isolate MS1-56 chromosome 6D, Jm3101_v1.0, whole genome shotgun sequence.
AAATCTACAAAACTGAAAGTTCTGATGCAATGATAAATCCCGCAAATAGACCAGACACTGTCACAGTCTCTAAAGCAGACGTTATAATGACGAGGTAAGGGCTTCAAAACACCCAGAATTCTTATGCAGTCACTGTTTGCTTCTGAGCAAACGCAAGCCCCTTCTCAATGCTGGACCTCAATTCTGGCTTAAGGGCCTCCAGAGCCTTCTGCTCGTATTCAGTCAGACCTTGGAGGTCGGAGGTAATCAAAGCTTCCACACCTTGCCTTCCAAGCTTAACCCTCGACGCAAAGAATGGAAGCTCGGTCAGATCTGACTGAACATAGCAGCACTCATATACATCCCCATCTCCGTCAAGTGCACGAAGAGACGACTCAACAAATCTCGCTGCTGCATATGCCATTGATAATGTAGCAGACCCGGTACCTGCTTTTGCCTCCACAACTTCTGTCCCAGCATTTTGGATCCTTACAGTCAGCTCTTGAATTTCTTCATCAGTAAAGCTAACTGAGGGTTTTGTCTTTGATAGCAGGGGTAGAATAGTTATCCCCGCATGGCCTCCCACAACTGGGACATCAACATCAATCAGCTTTAGGTTCTTCTTCTGAGCAACAAATGTGTTTGCCCTCACAACATCCAGTGTAGTGACACCAAAGATCTTCTTTGGGTCATATACACCCTTCTGTTTCAGAACTTCCGCTGCAATTGGCATCGTTGAGTTAACTGGATTACTAATAATGTGGATGAAGGCATCAGGGCAGTTATCAGCAACAGCCTCAATCAAGTTCCTAACTATGCCAGCATTGATGTTGAAGAGGTCATCACGAGTCATACCGGGTTTCCTTGGAACCCCAGCAGGTATGACAACGACATTTGCGCCTTTCAAGCAATTGGCTAATTCAGAAGGTCCAGTGAAGTCCAGAACTTGCGAAGGAGTGTTGCAGTGACTGAGATCAGCTGCAACTCCTTTGACATTTGCTATATCATAAAGGTTCAAGGCAGAAACCAATGGAGACATTTTGATAAGAAGTGCCAAGGGCTGACCTATCCCTCCAGCAGCTCCAAGAACTGCCACTTTAAAAGTTGCCTGGGGCTGCAGGTGATACTGAGAACTCTGATTTTCCTTCTGGGCATTCGGGGTAAAAGAGCCTCGAAGAGCGGCACTGGTTTCCTTGCTTAAGAAGGAGGAATCCGACTCACATGTCACAGATATTGCAGCCTTGAGGCCACTGAAACTCTTTAACGG
It contains:
- the LOC121234767 gene encoding malate dehydrogenase, chloroplastic is translated as MAATSAATFSIGTNVSLGRKAGSHPQSKPFGVRFNSQNPLKSFSGLKAAISVTCESDSSFLSKETSAALRGSFTPNAQKENQSSQYHLQPQATFKVAVLGAAGGIGQPLALLIKMSPLVSALNLYDIANVKGVAADLSHCNTPSQVLDFTGPSELANCLKGANVVVIPAGVPRKPGMTRDDLFNINAGIVRNLIEAVADNCPDAFIHIISNPVNSTMPIAAEVLKQKGVYDPKKIFGVTTLDVVRANTFVAQKKNLKLIDVDVPVVGGHAGITILPLLSKTKPSVSFTDEEIQELTVRIQNAGTEVVEAKAGTGSATLSMAYAAARFVESSLRALDGDGDVYECCYVQSDLTELPFFASRVKLGRQGVEALITSDLQGLTEYEQKALEALKPELRSSIEKGLAFAQKQTVTA